CATCTTAAAACTTCATGACTAACTTTTATTGTCACAAAGACTGAACAATAGACATCTGAACTATATTTTCAATAacactttcaattttttttctaattgttcaAAATGCAACCATTTTCGTTCTTGGATTATGATGACTCATGCATAAGGTCTTTCTAATGGAGTATATATATCACAATCAGTTAGAATTGCACGCATGTTTAGTGAAGTCATATATTTCAATGCACAAACATACTACATTGTGTTTGCATTACTAAAAATCTTCACAGTAaagatacaaaatgtacaaaaaaataattaatgtcataaatattttttttccaaaaagtaGAAACTTGATGGGAAATTAGAATGTTAAAACTTTATACATAAGTTTATAATTGATAAACATCTAGATTTCTTAATTTAGTTATATGTGGTGTAGGTGGATTGCTGGCTGAATGAGATATCATACCCGTTATCCCGCTGATATTCTAACCCTAATAGCAATACTGTGCATTCTTTCTTCACGAAATTATATAAacttaaaatgcaaaatattcttttttaccctttttaaaATCATCGTGTCCTTACTTCAGATAACAATAGAAAGATGTTATATGTTTGCCTATGAGACCAGTCCCTATCAGAGACAAAATGACCTAAAAGGTTAACAACTATATTTCATCGTATGGCCTTTCAAATTCAATCGCATTAGAAGCTTTATAAGGCcttgaaatgaaaaatctaaatcaattcaaacaataTAGTAACTTGAAagtaaaatgattaaaatgctgaactccgaggaacggaaagtcccttattaaatggcaaaatcaaaagctcgaacacatcaaacgaatggataacaattatAGTATTCCTGACTTGTACATGTTCTTTCTTATGCAGAAAAGgctggattaaacctggttttatagctagcttaataACCTCTCATTTGTAATACAGTCGCACAAACTGTCATCATATTAaaaacgatgtgtgaacaaaacaaacatgtaaaaaatgtcacaaatataGGTACAGCAATCAACATTATGTTAAAATCTCGATCACTATAAAAACGAACAAATATGTAATAGGAAGCACAAAAATTCATATAGgtaaagcacattagcaaaaatgcaAGACAAGCATATTTGTGTCTATCATagcacaataaaaacaattacgGGATGTGTAAGTATATATCATCGTCATATGTAACATAGAAGCAAAAAACGCATATACATAAAGCACAATTATAGCAGCaataaaagacaagaatacacaaattttgTCATAGAAGAATGACACATCTATAAGTGCAGTGTATACTTATGTATGTACTTAACAcctaaatgaaaatataatatgttgtacaaaaacacaaaatccatAATTATGGTTTCATCAGTGTTTAGTATTATAATgagaataatattttatatcttatgAACTAGCCAATCTGTAATTTCGATATAATGATTTACTAAGAAACATTAGTACTTACaaactaaatttgaatttaaacaaactaattatttttgatttaatataaacaatatatgttAATGCCCGTAACAAAATACAACTGTTACAATGtagttacaaaacaaataagtaaaacGTTAATCTTTTATGATAtcaataaactgttaacagcctTTACAAATTAGCATGCACATTTAATATCAATCTTTCTCTATcagctgaaaaaaataaagaattgtcAAAAAAGCATCATTCAAGGTTGAAACTCTGTTTTAAACTATAATAACAGAACACAGAGTATCATCTCTACAAAATCCAATGATTCTGGATTTGATGAATTTAATAAAGTTTCCGGCTTGAAAAGTTGgttattttcaatctatttgAATTATTATATACCGCAAAATCAGTTTAGAGCTGATCTGACTTGGCTGTTCTATTTAGACTGTACCTGCCTAATAATGTTTTGGTTCagaagtttttaatttataaggCTACGGAATTTTTCAATACAAGAGCAGTTATCAATAACAGCATAGTTGTTTGAAATTGCATATCTGATTGGCTATGGTGATTTGAATGCATATCTGTAAATGTCACACGAATCATAgtcaacaatataaaataacgGACCAGTTATTTCCGTCTTTAGATATATGAAGTTTTTGATCTTGCAATATATCTACGCTTCTTTTGTTGTTAAGTATATTAATTTAATCAACTAGTTGATATAATGTCTTGTTAGCGCTCTCACATGTAAACATAGATTTATATCAGCAATGTTTCGGATGAgtttcaaataaacattttttaaagtgttatgTCCCTTCGAACATCGATATAACGAAAAATGTATCGTTAACGCTCTCATGTGTATTTGCATTGACATGTATTGAAGTTTTGAACGACATTGACTGTataatgacagatatatatgaaaCTAATAACAGATTTATATAAGCAAGGTCTCCAACGAGTCTGAAATTCAGTGCCGAGAAATCAGTATTAAAAGAGTTGTGCCCTTGTAGATATTGTATATAATGGAAAATTGCATTGGTATATCTCATGTATAAAATTCGAGTAAATTTATATCATAGGTTTGTACCATCAATGTCTATGACAATGTCGAAAATAATagtcaatcaaatattttttacgaGTTATGCCcttgaaatattaattatatcaaaaatgaaTTGCATTTGCTCTTAAACCTTCATTTCTCTACgcttaataaataaataaatcataaagtgataaatacacaaaattttgtttaatcattGCCCTTGGACAGATAAGATATGTCCGACGCGGTGCATATATGAACTCTGAtctttcataaatatttttttttcaataaacgGTATATTTAGTTTATCTTGCCATTTCTTAAAAATGACGtttttgtattcttaatttGTCTGAAGCAGACACCTCAATTAAACTGCCATATTAGACATGATTTCTTTACTTTCGCGTGTTACCTTTAAGTGTATTTCTTACTATTAGTGTAAATATCCTACAAACGTATGCATACACATTCCCTTTTTAGTAATACCGTTAGTTAAATCTTTGTGCAATTTAACTCCAATCCAAACTGGATATGACGATTATCATGAACGCCTGAAAGGACTATGCTAATATCCTGCCATCGGCAGGCAACACTTacgactaaataaaaaaaacttaagatATATGAAATCCCAAATAACACGTGATGATTAATGACGGTTAATTTTCAGGGTTAACATATCAGCAACAATCAAGGCTGTCGTGTAGTCAAAGAATatcgaacaaaaaaatatgttctctGTCATGATAGACAAAGTGTAGATGATGTCCgaatatatttaaaagtcaAGAACTTGCGGTGATGTTTTATGATTAACTGATTGAATTTTGGACGTAACACGTTTTGTAAttggctgtttttttttgtcttttataagctcttagacataattttgtcattagtccgtgacgtcatcaacgggTTTTCATGTTTGGTCCTTAAAACATAGAATTTAGAACTAAACTATAATGAATGACtgtagaaattttattttctgtccatacgaaataatttaaaaaaaaatgtggtgcacacttttaaaataacttaacGTAGCATGATTTTCAGTTTGCACCACATTATTTTATGGAATTTCTTcgtagacagaaaaatattacagtcattccttttAATTAGTAATGACGTTTACAcgtattttatgatttattaattATCCAAACGTTCTATAATAGcaaacaatttcaattttgttgcAATGTAGTATTGATACACGCATACGTACACAATTACTTGCTCTTGTATTGCAAATATAAAGAACAATTAGTAAACATCAATTTAATTTCCGTCTTACACCGACGAACAAAAGCAAATCATCCCACATATTATCCAATTAAGATACATTACTAAATGTTCATAGTATTTTCTCCTTGTTAATAGCCATCAGGTTAGACCTTTCTATCCTCATGGCGTCTTTAATGAATCcccttataattattttttgaagtATGCTTAGTTTATGTTGTGCGTCTTTTTGATGCTTTATCCTCTGAAACAATTAACAGATATTTGTACCTGATAGGAGACTAACGTTCATCTAAATGGACACATTAAATTAATTGATCAGCTGCTGTTATAGTAAACTGCATTgtaacatttataatttattagatTTAGAATGgtgaagaaataacatatttCAATCAATAATTGTCGTAAATTACCAAAGAATGTTTAAATTTGACTTAATGTGATGTGATTCTGGAAAAGTGTGCTATTTTAAAATCTCTCGTTTTGTATGTTTGGCAAAAAGCAAATAAGACATTGAATACATATCGAAAAAAAagcaattacatttttttcaataaaattattagaCGGAGCAATAAAAAACAACCCTCAATTACAAAGCAGACAAACGAAAGTTATAAACGATTACCTTATGCCagcttttgatttatttgaatatatgaTGCTTGTTTCCTAGTAATATTGATACTGAggtactgaaaaaaaaatgcaatgattgatgcaaacaaaaaaGTGAATTATTACGTGTGTAAACTTGATTATACAATAATTTCTTTTGAGCGGTGACTCGAATGAACAAAGATGAAGTGATAACAATTAaacctataaatatatttcttgttaaaatatgataatgaagcctttacctcattttaagatattttcGTTATAAAAGCAGTGACTTGAACAATAACgaacaaaagaaactaatttGCAAGACGTAAAAACTCTTGTGAAGTctgtattataaataattttctacACGGCTGGCATATTATGATGCAGATGTTTTTTCTCGATATTGTATAGCATGAAATATCAGATATTATTTAACACGTGTAAGAAGAAGTGATCAAACCAAATGTAAAGTATTTATCGTTTTATTGATTGTCTTATTAGTATAAATATCTGTATACCACAGAAACAGGTGGTCAATAACTTTTGGAGTTGTGTTCGATAAACAACCATCTCTGATCAGAACATCTCTTATCAGGATGTTTCAAAACAATGATTGCGTATTATCGTCGTTCCGAGGTCAACAAATGCACCGAGGTTCAAATTGGAAATAAGTCGGAAACtttgaaatgagaaaacaaacgacatcGGATCATAACTTTCTTGGAAGTGAAATAAGGTTTCTACTTAAACCGTGAAGTTTTAAATACATTAGAATTGATTGTTTGTAATAACACTACAAAATAGGAAATGTACAGCATAACCGGTATATGGATAATACGTtttaaagaattcaaaattgtttgtataaaccGAGTAATTGCAAGGCAAACTAGGAACTGTACAGCATAACTGGTATATGGATAATAagttttaaagaaatcaaaattgatTGTATACACCGAGTAATTGCAAGGCAAAATAGGAATTGCACATCATAACTGGTATATTGATAATTATGATGTGATTTGCCAATTGTGAAGTTGggaaacaaaaatgaacaacaGTTTCACAAATGAAACTTACATTTCTGAACAAAAgatttctcattttttacaAACCATATTCATATTCCTGTATTCTATAATCGTAGTAATAGCTATAGGGGGAAATAGTATTGTTTGTTATCTAGTGTATGCGTACAAACGGATGAGAACTATTCCAAATTATTTTCTTGTGAACTTAGCCATAAGTGATATAATCATGGCGATTTTCTGTATTCCGTTCACATTTGTGGCCAATCTTTTATTAAACTATTGGCCATTCGGTGAAACCATGTGCCCTTTAGTGAGTTATTTACAAGTGGTTGCAGTGTTTCTGAGCGCAtatacattggttgcaatgagtTTTGACCGCTATATCGTCATTGTGCACCCATTTAGACCACGAATTACTACAAGAAAAACCCTGTGtgttattattatcatttggatattatctttatctatacCCATTCCAACATTAATCAAATCAAAAGTGCAATATTATTCAAACACAAGTGGCCAATGTTTAGAAACATGGGATAACAATCACACTTTAATGTATGCCTACAGTACAGGAATAATGGTATTACATTTTTTCGGACCATTAGTTGTGTTGATATTCTGCTATAGTAGAATAGGATATaacatttggaaaaaaactCTTCATggaaatgatgaaaataaaagacgATTACAGTTAGCGTCAGCAAAACAAAAGGTGAGTACAACGACAATTGTAAGTTATCAAATGACGTCCAATTTGCgtattttatgatattaattGACTGTTTTAAGGTCACAGGTACTCacatttctcttttttattaatatgaaaAACTGATGTTAATGTTTTGTCCGTGAAATAATGAAGTGATATCATATGTTTTTCCAAAAGGTGTCTGTTCGTGATAAGAGATAATTAGTAGTGCCATTAGGCATCTTCAAGTGAGAGATGACCAAAGTTGTCCTGACACATAACAGAAATAATTAGACGGAAACAGACTTTTGATATTGATTAAATTATTAGTTATATAAGAATCAATGATTTGAAATGTCATACGTTTTTGGAGTTGTCTAAGACCATTCCCGACTGACCTAATTGTGAAATCGACAAAAGTTGAAAGCCACTGAAGGACGAACCAAAAATATCGTTATTTGCTGATCGAAGATTGTTGGGCTAAATTTGAGACGAggttaatataaatatatatatatataacccatacatatacatgtgttagttatgatataaaaataaaaagttcagacagaatttttttataaaaaattaacctttaatatggaaataaataatttaacgaTACTATAGTCGTTTTAAAGATGATTGGATTTTGAACCAAAATAAtagtaatttttatatatgatttctgaaaagggttttttaatttaatacttTTATGACATACATATTAAGGGCGAGGAACAGAAAATggtaaccatttttttttctctaaaatatggtataaaaccttgaaactataattaaaaatcgaaaaaatagcattcatctcttttatcatttgaaatgttacttattgaattctttcaaaataggtgctttttgatttttaattattaatcgGTGCCAAAGTTGTATATTCACAATTTAAGTACTATTTACACccctgggtcgatgccactgctggtggacgtttcgtccccgagggtatcaccaaccctgtagtcaacacttcggtgttgacatgaatatcaataatgtggtcattttgataaatttcctgttacaaaactttgaattttcgaaaaactaaggattttcttatcccaggcatagattaccttagccgtatttggcacaccattttggaattttgggtcctcaatgctcttcaactttgtacttgtttggcttaatgaatattttgatatgagcgtcactgatgagtcttatgtagacgaaacgcgcgtctggcgtactaaattataatcctggtacctttgataactattagtaaAATCTTCGACATAGCACATTTACTGTAACTAAACTTTGAAGAGTGCATGTTACACGCTTACGTCACATTGACAAGGACACATGCGCCAGACTAAAATTTCCAGACAACAAGAACGAAAATTAGACATACAAAAGTCATGATATTTTCTTCCCGAGAGGAATATTTACGTACTAGGTGAATCTCATTCATTGTAAATGGCAAAACTTTCCAGCAACAAGAACAAAAGTTGATGTTGGGAGAACCATGGTGTAGAGGTTAGCGCATCGGACTACCAACACAAAGGtataaaagaagatgcggtatgattgccaatgtgagaccacaagaaaccaaaatgacacagacatgaacaactataggtcaccatgcggccttccacaatgagcaaagctcataccgcaaagtcagctataaaatgcgccgataaaacaatgtaaaacaattcaaacgagaaaactaacggccttatctatatagaaaaatgaa
The genomic region above belongs to Mytilus trossulus isolate FHL-02 chromosome 7, PNRI_Mtr1.1.1.hap1, whole genome shotgun sequence and contains:
- the LOC134724619 gene encoding RYamide receptor-like, translated to MNNSFTNETYISEQKISHFLQTIFIFLYSIIVVIAIGGNSIVCYLVYAYKRMRTIPNYFLVNLAISDIIMAIFCIPFTFVANLLLNYWPFGETMCPLVSYLQVVAVFLSAYTLVAMSFDRYIVIVHPFRPRITTRKTLCVIIIIWILSLSIPIPTLIKSKVQYYSNTSGQCLETWDNNHTLMYAYSTGIMVLHFFGPLVVLIFCYSRIGYNIWKKTLHGNDENKRRLQLASAKQKLIKMMATVVVFYALCWLPFHVITLVGDHDHTIYDQKFMPSVWVFSHWLAMSNSCYNPIIYIWLSPKFRAGLQLAVQKCTRRKSKNCDSNESLEKIGQNKNVILRIENRSSKVDFCYKKGQKPCANFEKLLAGDYNKIPGSIHSDT